A single window of Mycolicibacterium aurum DNA harbors:
- a CDS encoding amidohydrolase family protein: MSIRPGPIDVHAHWLPQNLFGLAPGSPVPALRDVAGQLHLGDLPLSIETDAMSDVTRVLGDTDAAGLGSRVLSAPPFAFPVVDHAGVDDFVATFNEDLEKVCRDSGGRLLGLALTSLHNPESARKQIAAMADSAYVRGIAVPPLLGTTSFDVAPMREVLSAAAEYDVAVLVHPMQLARPEWTSYYLTNLIGNPVESATAAAALTLGGVLDQIEGLRICLVHGGGCAPALVGRWQHGWQQRADVRSAGTRAPREAFADLWFDTLTHDVPTLKLLAAQADPTHLMCGSDYPFDMGTHDPLQLPHAAGIDDAVLETNARAFLGLG; the protein is encoded by the coding sequence GTGAGCATCCGGCCGGGACCCATCGACGTCCACGCACACTGGTTGCCGCAGAACCTGTTCGGGCTCGCCCCTGGCTCGCCGGTGCCCGCCCTGCGTGACGTGGCGGGACAGCTGCATCTCGGTGATCTGCCGCTGTCCATCGAGACCGACGCGATGAGCGACGTCACCCGGGTACTGGGTGACACCGACGCCGCGGGGCTGGGCTCCAGGGTTCTCTCGGCGCCGCCGTTCGCCTTCCCGGTCGTCGACCACGCCGGCGTCGACGACTTCGTCGCAACGTTCAACGAGGACCTGGAGAAGGTGTGCCGGGACAGCGGCGGCCGACTGCTCGGTCTCGCGCTGACGTCGCTGCACAACCCGGAGTCCGCGCGGAAACAGATCGCGGCGATGGCAGATTCGGCGTACGTGCGCGGCATCGCGGTACCGCCGCTACTCGGCACGACGTCCTTCGACGTCGCACCGATGCGCGAGGTGCTCTCGGCTGCTGCCGAATACGACGTCGCGGTGCTGGTGCATCCGATGCAGCTGGCGCGGCCGGAGTGGACGTCGTATTACCTGACCAACCTGATCGGGAACCCGGTCGAGTCGGCGACGGCCGCCGCCGCACTGACCCTCGGCGGGGTGCTGGACCAAATCGAGGGTCTGCGCATCTGCCTGGTGCACGGCGGTGGGTGCGCGCCCGCACTGGTGGGGCGCTGGCAGCACGGCTGGCAGCAGCGGGCCGACGTGCGGTCCGCCGGCACCCGAGCGCCGCGGGAGGCCTTCGCCGACCTGTGGTTCGACACCCTCACCCACGACGTTCCCACGCTCAAGCTCCTTGCCGCGCAGGCCGATCCGACACACCTGATGTGCGGCAGTGACTACCCGTTCGACATGGGAACCCACGACCCCCTGCAGCTACCACACGCGGCGGGCATCGACGACGCCGTGCTGGAGACCAACGCCCGCGCATTCCTCGGGCTCGGATAA
- a CDS encoding ABC transporter ATP-binding protein, producing MASIEIQSLVKEFTDRRGAVTRVIDKIDLTISGETFVSVVGPSGSGKTTLLNIVSGIETHTSGTVSLRAGSRDARVGYVFQDPRLLPWRTVMANLGFVQHERAGWQDRAAHYLDLVGLSHCADRFPAQLSGGQQQRIGIARAFAVEPDVLLMDEPFSHLDAMTSRTLREHLERIWLESRRTVMFVTHDVTEAVQLSDRIVVLEPGGRIHEIIDVDLPRPRRASDPAVALLQAEVLARFEALEAKASAA from the coding sequence ATGGCCTCCATCGAAATCCAGAGTCTGGTCAAAGAGTTCACCGACCGGCGCGGCGCCGTGACCCGCGTCATCGACAAGATCGACCTGACGATCTCCGGCGAGACGTTCGTGTCCGTCGTCGGCCCCTCCGGCAGCGGGAAAACCACGCTGCTGAACATCGTGTCCGGTATCGAAACCCACACCTCGGGCACCGTGTCGCTGCGCGCCGGCTCGCGGGATGCACGAGTGGGGTACGTCTTTCAGGATCCGCGCCTGCTGCCGTGGCGTACGGTGATGGCCAACCTCGGCTTCGTCCAGCATGAACGGGCCGGCTGGCAGGACCGGGCCGCGCACTACCTGGACCTGGTGGGGCTGAGCCACTGCGCCGACCGGTTCCCCGCCCAACTGTCGGGCGGTCAGCAGCAGCGCATCGGGATCGCCAGGGCATTCGCCGTCGAGCCCGACGTGCTGCTGATGGACGAGCCGTTCAGCCACCTCGACGCCATGACGTCGCGCACGCTGCGCGAGCACCTGGAGCGGATCTGGCTGGAATCCCGGCGCACCGTCATGTTCGTCACCCACGACGTCACCGAGGCCGTGCAGCTGTCCGACCGGATCGTCGTACTCGAACCGGGTGGCCGGATCCACGAGATCATCGACGTGGACCTGCCGAGGCCGCGGCGGGCCTCCGACCCCGCGGTCGCGCTCCTGCAGGCCGAGGTGCTCGCCCGCTTCGAGGCGCTCGAGGCGAAAGCGTCGGCCGCGTGA
- a CDS encoding ABC transporter permease, which yields MTTTQTWQRQLRGQTTTVTATLAAVLSILAAWQLAVVIGNRVPSVGDTITRLGAEATAGELWHNLAISMNRFLLGLVAALVVGAALGVLMGLSRIADLAFSDLNAAALAIPAVIWALLTTMWFGFGWLTPVVTVFLSGLPFVVVNIAKATRAVPADLVLMARSFGVPRARALREIVVPAVAGSTVAAVRFAIMSAWNGLLLAEWFGATSGVGWRARYWYDANQLDGFLAWVLVFILLLVIADLLLLGPIERFATRWRNA from the coding sequence ATGACCACCACCCAGACCTGGCAGCGTCAGCTGCGTGGGCAGACCACCACCGTCACGGCGACCCTGGCCGCGGTGCTGAGCATCCTGGCGGCCTGGCAGTTGGCCGTCGTGATCGGGAATCGCGTGCCCTCGGTGGGCGACACCATAACGCGGCTCGGCGCAGAGGCGACAGCCGGAGAGCTCTGGCACAACCTCGCCATCAGCATGAACCGCTTTCTCCTCGGCCTGGTCGCGGCGCTGGTGGTGGGCGCGGCCCTCGGGGTCCTGATGGGGCTGTCCCGCATCGCGGATCTCGCCTTCTCCGATCTGAACGCGGCGGCACTCGCCATCCCCGCGGTCATCTGGGCGCTCCTGACCACCATGTGGTTCGGGTTCGGCTGGCTGACACCGGTGGTGACGGTCTTCCTGTCCGGTCTGCCGTTCGTCGTCGTCAACATCGCCAAGGCCACCAGGGCGGTACCCGCCGATCTGGTCCTGATGGCCAGGTCGTTCGGGGTGCCGCGGGCGCGGGCGCTGCGCGAGATCGTGGTACCCGCAGTCGCCGGATCCACCGTCGCCGCAGTGCGTTTCGCGATCATGAGCGCGTGGAACGGGCTACTGCTGGCCGAATGGTTCGGCGCCACCTCCGGGGTGGGATGGCGGGCGCGCTACTGGTACGACGCCAACCAGCTCGACGGGTTCCTGGCCTGGGTGCTGGTGTTCATCCTGCTGCTGGTCATCGCCGACCTGCTGCTCCTCGGTCCGATCGAGCGCTTCGCCACCCGCTGGCGCAACGCCTAG
- a CDS encoding ABC transporter permease — protein sequence MTQAVAPPDTRPEPAPPASRRPAKAPLQQRRWLVSGLALLLALGAWAALAAWVDDPILPRPAQVGEQVYAIVVSGEALSNFAISIAKIAVGFAIAMVGGLVIGFVMGRSRFMTAYFSLPLFVLGNMPGLTYAVFGLLIFGVGAGGPIVVSALVALPFIAINVAEGVRSVDGNLLAMCQAFERDRTDVMRHLYLPALTTFVFAGVRYGFAMAWKVEALTEVFGASSGVGFMIRKAYQEFQVADMLAWTALFIVTMILIERGLAHLEDRFFAWRKDVA from the coding sequence GTGACCCAGGCTGTCGCCCCGCCGGACACCCGGCCCGAGCCGGCGCCGCCGGCGTCCCGCCGGCCCGCGAAAGCACCTCTGCAGCAACGACGCTGGCTGGTCTCCGGCCTCGCGCTGCTGCTCGCACTCGGGGCGTGGGCCGCCCTGGCCGCCTGGGTCGACGACCCGATCCTGCCGCGGCCGGCGCAGGTCGGCGAGCAGGTCTACGCGATCGTCGTCTCGGGGGAGGCCCTCTCCAACTTCGCGATCAGCATCGCCAAGATCGCGGTCGGCTTCGCCATCGCGATGGTCGGCGGCCTGGTGATCGGGTTCGTGATGGGCCGGTCCCGGTTCATGACGGCGTACTTCTCGCTGCCACTGTTCGTGCTGGGCAACATGCCGGGCCTGACGTACGCGGTGTTCGGATTGCTGATCTTCGGCGTCGGGGCAGGCGGGCCAATCGTGGTCTCGGCACTGGTGGCCCTGCCCTTCATCGCGATCAACGTCGCCGAGGGCGTGCGATCCGTGGACGGCAACCTGCTGGCGATGTGCCAGGCCTTCGAACGCGACCGCACCGACGTCATGCGCCACCTCTACCTGCCCGCGCTGACCACCTTCGTGTTCGCCGGCGTGCGATACGGCTTCGCGATGGCGTGGAAGGTCGAGGCGCTCACCGAGGTCTTCGGTGCCAGCTCCGGTGTCGGGTTCATGATCCGCAAGGCCTACCAGGAGTTCCAGGTTGCCGACATGCTGGCCTGGACCGCCCTGTTCATCGTGACCATGATCCTCATCGAACGAGGCCTGGCCCATCTGGAAGACCGATTCTTCGCATGGCGGAAGGACGTGGCATGA
- a CDS encoding ABC transporter substrate-binding protein, with the protein MITVTNKEVPVALSLRTCVRTAAATAAAAMLALTTACSAGLGGPASSRTAQDGVIRFTFAPDPIWDYMHDTGIVDQWQRDTGYSIETSATWDEFGLFAGGHADIISTASFEVPGLEEQTQRETVIIGRYNAERSRIMVRADDTAQSLADLRGRRLGVFTTVSGTLVWSALVAQMHDMKVLDGDFDIVVADIQNLSNLLARGEIDACICYPDLSARELRDGSVRPLYDGKSSADLFAELNAPGHDGPMGNVFVARKDWVDGHPGEVSAFLDLWDRGLAEWQEHRDEMIERYPQHFAVATPEDIAFMKAYVAEHDWVTDEVRFDEQWAEDESSIFDLMRTTGVISDDITDPQFLPTEGVQP; encoded by the coding sequence GTGATCACCGTCACAAACAAGGAGGTACCGGTGGCCCTATCGCTTCGCACCTGCGTCAGAACCGCGGCGGCAACTGCCGCGGCGGCGATGCTCGCGCTCACCACCGCATGCTCGGCCGGCCTCGGCGGTCCGGCCTCGTCGAGAACCGCTCAGGACGGCGTCATCCGCTTCACGTTCGCCCCGGACCCGATCTGGGACTACATGCACGACACCGGCATCGTCGACCAGTGGCAGCGTGACACCGGCTACTCCATCGAGACCAGCGCCACCTGGGACGAGTTCGGGCTGTTCGCCGGCGGCCACGCCGACATCATCTCCACGGCGTCGTTCGAGGTGCCCGGTTTGGAGGAGCAAACCCAGCGCGAAACCGTCATCATCGGCCGCTACAACGCCGAGCGCAGCCGCATCATGGTCCGCGCCGACGATACCGCGCAGTCGCTCGCCGATCTGCGGGGCCGGCGCCTCGGGGTGTTCACCACCGTCTCCGGGACACTCGTGTGGAGCGCGCTGGTGGCGCAGATGCACGACATGAAAGTGCTCGACGGCGACTTCGACATCGTGGTCGCCGACATCCAGAACCTGTCGAACCTGTTGGCGCGCGGCGAGATCGACGCCTGCATCTGCTATCCGGACCTGTCCGCGCGCGAGCTGCGGGACGGCTCGGTGCGGCCGCTCTACGACGGCAAGTCCTCGGCCGACCTGTTCGCCGAGCTGAACGCTCCCGGCCACGACGGCCCGATGGGCAACGTCTTCGTGGCGCGCAAGGACTGGGTGGACGGCCACCCGGGCGAGGTGTCGGCGTTCCTGGACCTGTGGGACCGCGGACTCGCCGAGTGGCAGGAGCACCGCGACGAGATGATCGAGCGATACCCCCAGCACTTCGCGGTGGCCACACCCGAAGACATCGCGTTCATGAAAGCCTATGTCGCCGAGCATGACTGGGTGACCGACGAAGTCCGCTTCGACGAGCAGTGGGCCGAGGACGAGAGCTCGATCTTCGACCTGATGCGCACCACCGGCGTCATCTCCGACGACATCACCGACCCGCAGTTCCTGCCGACCGAAGGAGTCCAGCCGTGA
- a CDS encoding helix-turn-helix domain-containing protein has protein sequence MSDDTSGVPPLERWLVALAEIGEAVGGDEPVADVLARVARTACTLLGYDFCAVFLPTDDGRTLAIQGSYGLSADYVAQVNADRPILLDMRGEREAPTSLAFRSGDVVTLEDIALVPDFTWGGVAQEQGYRSLISVPLRRGGSVVGALNGYRTTPHRFDRAEVTLVTTLATQVAIALGTAQLRAQEQATIRELRRAEEVHTLLTATALRGEGVTGVATALAELLGRAVLIEDVYDEPLADAGWQDAGDEVSDAHVVAEVLLDGQAVARIHVAATDSELSGLDVRAVEHATVVTALELLRARTAAEVEQRIRGSLVADLLGSDDAGMPALLDRARRLGWDLSGVQTLIAVRPAAERTLAAADRFLSGVSPRPLAALHRGDLVLVWPAAGRSAVDIAGRLVDMLSTTAAGHLTAAVSRQVAARELPGAFRTVRGALDLAGDTGTSTVIDLHDITIDHLLLQLDDPGRLREFASSVLGRAVDYDRTRSTELLHTARVLLDHGLDRRAAAAALHLHPNTVAQRVRRLEELTELDLARPGDLLQLTAALTVARIAAVQ, from the coding sequence ATGTCTGATGACACATCTGGGGTGCCGCCGCTGGAGCGCTGGCTGGTCGCGCTCGCCGAGATCGGCGAGGCGGTCGGCGGGGACGAGCCGGTCGCCGACGTGCTGGCCCGGGTGGCCCGCACGGCGTGCACGCTGCTGGGCTACGACTTCTGCGCGGTATTCCTTCCCACCGATGACGGGCGCACCCTGGCCATCCAGGGTTCCTATGGGCTGTCTGCGGACTACGTCGCGCAGGTCAACGCGGATCGGCCGATCCTGCTGGACATGCGCGGCGAGCGGGAGGCGCCGACCAGCCTCGCCTTCCGCAGCGGCGACGTCGTCACGTTGGAGGACATCGCGCTGGTACCCGACTTCACCTGGGGCGGTGTCGCCCAGGAGCAGGGCTACCGGTCGTTGATCTCGGTGCCGCTGCGGCGCGGCGGGTCGGTGGTCGGTGCGCTCAACGGGTACCGCACCACCCCGCACCGGTTCGACCGCGCCGAGGTGACGCTGGTGACGACGCTGGCCACCCAGGTCGCGATCGCACTCGGCACCGCACAGTTACGCGCCCAGGAACAGGCCACCATCCGGGAGTTGCGTCGCGCCGAGGAAGTGCACACCCTGCTGACGGCGACGGCACTGCGCGGCGAAGGGGTCACCGGTGTCGCGACGGCACTGGCCGAGCTGCTCGGGCGCGCAGTGCTGATCGAAGACGTCTACGACGAGCCGCTGGCCGACGCCGGATGGCAGGACGCCGGCGACGAGGTCTCTGATGCGCACGTCGTGGCCGAGGTGTTGCTCGACGGCCAGGCCGTCGCGCGGATTCACGTGGCGGCAACGGATTCCGAGTTGTCGGGGCTCGACGTGCGGGCCGTCGAACATGCGACGGTCGTCACCGCGCTGGAGCTGTTGCGTGCGCGTACCGCCGCCGAGGTAGAACAGCGCATCCGGGGCTCGCTCGTGGCCGATCTCCTCGGCTCCGACGACGCCGGAATGCCCGCACTGCTGGACCGCGCCCGCCGCCTCGGTTGGGACCTGTCCGGCGTCCAGACCCTGATCGCGGTCCGGCCCGCCGCCGAACGCACCCTCGCCGCCGCGGACAGGTTCCTCTCCGGGGTCTCCCCCCGGCCACTGGCCGCGCTGCACCGCGGCGACCTGGTGCTTGTGTGGCCGGCCGCCGGCCGCTCTGCCGTGGACATCGCCGGCCGGCTCGTGGACATGCTGTCGACCACCGCCGCCGGACACCTGACCGCCGCGGTGTCCCGCCAGGTCGCGGCCCGCGAGCTGCCCGGCGCCTTCCGCACGGTCCGCGGTGCGCTCGATCTTGCCGGCGACACGGGCACCTCGACGGTGATCGATCTCCACGACATCACCATCGACCACCTACTGCTGCAGCTCGACGACCCCGGGCGCCTGCGGGAGTTCGCGTCGTCGGTTCTCGGCCGCGCGGTCGACTACGACCGCACCCGCTCCACCGAGTTGCTCCACACCGCACGGGTGCTGCTCGACCACGGTCTGGACCGGCGTGCCGCCGCCGCCGCGTTGCACCTGCACCCCAACACCGTCGCGCAGCGGGTCCGTAGACTCGAGGAGCTGACCGAGCTCGATCTGGCGCGGCCGGGAGATCTGCTGCAGCTGACCGCGGCCCTCACCGTGGCCCGGATCGCGGCAGTGCAGTGA
- a CDS encoding TetR-like C-terminal domain-containing protein, producing MPAQWEFVDPAVPQELRERVLAAALDEVVRWGVERFSVGALSDRHGIDVEAVVRYWGSGQRLLLDTLFYRCEDIIVAPDTGSLREDLKTVALSVARYLNTTDGRRLLRAMVLDDRAAQHPDDTRMVYWRRRFATVRAILDQAAVRGELREGVDPVTGVQVLLAPINIRALYTDQHIDDAYCLSVADMAWRALVRR from the coding sequence ATGCCTGCTCAGTGGGAATTCGTCGATCCAGCGGTGCCGCAGGAACTTCGGGAGCGCGTGCTGGCGGCTGCCCTCGATGAGGTAGTCCGTTGGGGCGTCGAACGTTTCAGCGTCGGCGCACTCTCTGATCGGCACGGAATCGATGTGGAGGCCGTGGTCCGGTACTGGGGCAGCGGTCAGCGGTTGCTGCTGGACACCCTGTTCTATCGGTGCGAGGACATCATCGTCGCGCCCGACACCGGATCGTTGCGCGAAGACCTGAAGACCGTGGCGCTGTCGGTGGCCCGATACCTGAACACCACCGACGGCCGTCGTCTTCTGCGCGCCATGGTCCTGGATGACCGGGCGGCGCAACACCCCGACGACACGCGGATGGTGTACTGGCGGCGCCGCTTTGCGACGGTGCGGGCGATCCTCGACCAGGCGGCGGTCCGCGGCGAACTGAGAGAGGGTGTCGACCCGGTGACCGGAGTTCAGGTCCTGTTGGCGCCGATCAACATTCGGGCGCTGTACACCGACCAGCACATCGACGACGCGTACTGCCTGTCGGTGGCCGACATGGCGTGGCGGGCGCTGGTACGGCGGTGA